In Paenibacillus sp. 1781tsa1, one DNA window encodes the following:
- a CDS encoding PotD/PotF family extracellular solute-binding protein, with protein MKKWISGLAAVAMTSVLLAGCGSSTEDATGGSGSGGTAATKLVISTWGFSEDFFNESVFGPFEKEHNVDIVLEVGNNAERLNKIRQGTSNVDVIYLSDYYAQQGIDEGLFEKIDRSKIPNVNDIYDIAKAPLGEDYGPAYTVGQLGIAYNPDLVSKEVTSWSDLWDPAFEGNLTIPNITATAGPMVVDAASRVAGNDTFNEDAAFAELKKLSGNVVKFYSQTSEFVNMFSQEEIAGGPIMEMYFKDLKAAVPNAKFVTPSEGAYAVMNTINVVKGSKNKELAEEFINWQLSQDVQAKSAKAKVDSPVNTKVELTAEEAEGVTYGAEVVEKLNKLDMEFVNQQVKGWTDRWNREIAQ; from the coding sequence ATGAAAAAGTGGATTAGCGGTTTGGCAGCAGTGGCAATGACATCGGTATTACTTGCAGGTTGTGGCAGCAGCACAGAGGATGCAACAGGCGGATCAGGCAGTGGGGGAACAGCAGCTACCAAATTGGTTATCTCCACTTGGGGCTTCTCCGAAGATTTCTTCAATGAATCGGTATTTGGTCCCTTTGAAAAAGAACATAATGTAGACATCGTGCTCGAAGTCGGCAATAACGCTGAACGTCTGAACAAAATCCGTCAGGGTACATCCAATGTCGATGTTATCTACCTGTCTGACTACTATGCACAACAAGGCATTGATGAAGGTCTCTTTGAAAAAATCGATCGTTCCAAAATTCCAAATGTAAATGACATTTATGATATTGCCAAAGCCCCGCTTGGTGAAGATTATGGCCCGGCCTACACGGTTGGACAGCTCGGAATCGCCTATAACCCGGACCTCGTTTCCAAAGAAGTGACTTCATGGAGTGACCTGTGGGACCCGGCGTTTGAAGGTAACCTGACCATCCCGAATATTACGGCAACAGCAGGCCCGATGGTTGTGGATGCAGCTTCTCGTGTAGCTGGTAATGATACGTTTAATGAAGATGCAGCATTTGCAGAACTGAAAAAACTGAGCGGTAATGTGGTGAAATTCTATAGCCAAACGTCCGAGTTCGTGAACATGTTCTCCCAAGAAGAGATTGCAGGCGGACCGATCATGGAAATGTATTTCAAAGATCTGAAAGCAGCCGTGCCTAATGCGAAGTTTGTTACACCTAGCGAAGGTGCATATGCCGTGATGAACACAATCAATGTCGTGAAGGGCAGCAAAAACAAAGAGCTGGCTGAAGAGTTCATCAACTGGCAGCTCAGCCAGGATGTACAAGCGAAATCTGCCAAAGCTAAAGTCGATTCCCCGGTTAATACAAAGGTTGAACTAACTGCTGAAGAAGCAGAAGGCGTAACATACGGCGCTGAAGTTGTTGAGAAGCTGAACAAGCTGGATATGGAATTCGTGAATCAGCAGGTTAAAGGCTGGACAGATCGTTGGAACCGTGAGATTGCACAATAA
- a CDS encoding DUF3105 domain-containing protein encodes MDMTHMNHMQMEHEAGTSYLWLIVGVIVLLFSIAAYIWASRTQGKILGHMKKKERADIHKKSRFLRLAAHVMMAVSIITFGLFFMQGAGKTYNVADLESNATIDVTDDKYYGADHTEDPIQYEMTIPTSGPHNPHDIKFGFYTDFPGYNYLVHNLEHGDIIIYYRENASEDLKEHLKYLAKFREAGAGILAVPNKDIPEGSEVVVTAWTKTMKLDQFDDAKVGTFINKYINQGPEKIPASVRQGGGTM; translated from the coding sequence ATGGACATGACTCATATGAATCATATGCAAATGGAGCATGAGGCAGGCACATCCTACCTGTGGCTCATCGTAGGTGTGATTGTGTTACTGTTCTCCATCGCCGCCTATATCTGGGCATCACGCACACAGGGCAAAATCCTGGGCCACATGAAAAAGAAGGAACGGGCGGACATCCACAAAAAAAGTCGATTCCTTCGGCTGGCTGCACATGTAATGATGGCTGTGTCGATTATTACGTTTGGCCTGTTTTTCATGCAAGGTGCAGGTAAAACATATAATGTAGCTGATCTGGAATCCAACGCAACAATCGATGTGACGGACGATAAATATTATGGTGCTGACCATACGGAGGACCCTATCCAGTATGAGATGACGATTCCAACATCCGGACCGCATAATCCGCATGATATCAAGTTTGGATTTTACACCGACTTCCCGGGCTATAATTACCTGGTACACAATCTGGAGCATGGGGATATCATCATCTATTATCGTGAGAACGCAAGCGAGGACTTGAAGGAACATCTGAAATACCTTGCCAAATTCCGCGAAGCTGGGGCAGGTATACTAGCAGTACCAAATAAGGATATTCCCGAAGGCAGTGAAGTCGTGGTGACCGCATGGACCAAAACGATGAAGCTCGACCAATTCGACGATGCCAAGGTGGGTACTTTTATCAATAAATATATTAATCAGGGACCTGAAAAGATTCCTGCCTCTGTTCGCCAGGGCGGCGGAACGATGTAA
- a CDS encoding zinc ribbon domain-containing protein has translation MQCPVCNHENGDAQFCERCGTNLTQTTSSPSLVKNPESAAASEPEYTRWSSTQNTSSEAPVRHNTPSVSIHKEQTRESTGTNDHASAGDNSSNQWNNIVQNEKVQQAKEVSKQYLSYFLSVLARPYQTMKTVGDQHSLNGWLTMALIAVLSSTYFLITFSRIGMDGLFIGGFVRPLLFTVIILIASIALMYAILKIEKITFRPKTLVAQFGTLLVPAVVSLVLANLFIIISYSIAIALLVVSYIIIFVALNSVLFQYPLNRTKAAIDSMYSVLIANVVVFFILYRLLGEVIIGLIGLMLSPFGRL, from the coding sequence ATGCAATGTCCAGTATGTAATCATGAAAATGGAGATGCCCAGTTTTGCGAGAGGTGCGGAACTAATCTAACGCAAACTACCTCTTCACCCTCACTTGTAAAGAACCCGGAATCTGCTGCTGCTTCAGAACCCGAATATACTCGCTGGTCCAGTACGCAGAACACATCTTCCGAGGCACCCGTTCGACACAACACACCATCCGTATCTATTCACAAGGAACAGACAAGAGAATCAACAGGCACCAATGACCATGCTTCTGCAGGTGACAATAGCTCCAATCAGTGGAATAATATCGTGCAGAATGAGAAAGTTCAGCAAGCCAAAGAAGTAAGCAAACAGTATCTATCCTATTTCCTCAGTGTATTAGCCCGTCCTTATCAAACGATGAAAACCGTTGGCGACCAGCATTCACTAAACGGATGGCTAACGATGGCGCTGATTGCAGTCCTATCTTCTACATACTTCTTAATTACCTTCAGTCGCATAGGTATGGATGGCTTGTTCATTGGTGGATTTGTAAGGCCGCTATTGTTCACCGTCATTATCCTGATTGCCTCTATTGCACTGATGTACGCTATTCTGAAAATTGAGAAAATAACCTTCCGTCCCAAAACACTGGTTGCCCAGTTCGGTACATTGCTTGTTCCTGCTGTCGTATCCCTTGTTCTGGCGAATCTGTTTATTATCATCTCGTATTCCATCGCGATCGCCTTGCTTGTGGTCTCGTATATCATCATATTTGTCGCTCTGAACTCGGTGCTATTCCAATATCCATTGAATCGTACCAAAGCAGCCATCGACAGTATGTACAGTGTACTCATCGCCAATGTGGTCGTATTCTTTATTCTGTATCGATTGTTGGGTGAGGTTATTATTGGACTGATCGGGCTGATGCTTTCCCCGTTTGGTCGTCTGTAA
- a CDS encoding Na-translocating system protein MpsC family protein — translation MELLDSNESKKKMCQYYNEISKELFGFGTTLLRVTIDQNIVTFYAKHRRSPRSDALEGEAPGLKLEVDFRMSVLYKKKFREKLEQHMGLPIEAILRDYDASTQWAITNVILEQA, via the coding sequence ATGGAACTACTGGACAGCAATGAGAGTAAGAAGAAGATGTGCCAGTATTATAACGAAATCTCGAAGGAACTGTTCGGATTTGGCACCACTCTCCTGAGAGTGACCATTGACCAGAACATTGTGACCTTCTACGCGAAGCACCGACGTTCACCGCGCTCTGACGCCCTGGAAGGGGAGGCCCCCGGCTTAAAGCTGGAAGTGGACTTCCGCATGTCTGTCTTATATAAGAAGAAATTCCGGGAGAAGCTCGAGCAACACATGGGTTTGCCAATTGAAGCTATATTGCGGGATTATGATGCGTCCACCCAGTGGGCCATCACGAATGTGATTCTGGAACAGGCCTAA